A region from the Ictalurus punctatus breed USDA103 chromosome 25, Coco_2.0, whole genome shotgun sequence genome encodes:
- the LOC108257523 gene encoding uncharacterized protein LOC108257523 codes for MSLRLQYVVISGAAWSAMAADLGWMSGHTSSLDITIISIFFLVVYITLYTLCTTCYSGTPECPEEKELPSSLSLSVNLEDQWSTHRTMNNVDAKSDSYFSQQMTPRIPDTPTFSVKSTGSFSARLPSLPPIPPVFYLTTLQVEPPMVSSSGQQPRTVKTVWDGATPPPEDQPNMNSGSTETVSEGYPYAFIDNVRVSGPSSPSAFDDAYEDQWERESPYYSVKEWTEHATTYDLTSVTDSQKPEELKFNFPPLPGVPDDQVLINTDRTAIYAVVNRKNKSIKEAPVVQDMMVLDEDEAPPIPEKNI; via the exons ATGTCACTGAGGCTACAG TACGTAGTCATATCAGGAGCTGCATGGAGTGCTATGGCTGCAGACTTGGGTTGGATGTCAGGCCACACTTCCTCCTTAGACATAACCATTATCTCCATCTTCTTCCTTGTTGTCTACATCACACTCTACACGCTCTGCACCACCTGTTATAG CGGGACTCCAGAGTGTCCAGAGGAGAAAGAATTaccctcatctctctcactGAGT GTGAATCTAGAAGATCAGTGGAGCACACACAGAACTATGAACAATGTGGATG CTAAATCGGACAGTTATTTTAGCCAGCAAATGACACCTAGGATTCCAGATACGCCTACATTCTCTGTCAAATCCACAGGTTCATTTTCTGCAAGACTTCCTTCTCTTCCACCAATTCCACCAGTTTTCTATTTGACCACACTCCAGGTGGAACCGCCAATGGTGTCTTCTTCAGGACAGCAACCTAGAACAGTCAAAACTGTGTGGGACGGCGCCACACCTCCACCTGAAGATCAGCCAAATATGAACAGTGGGTCTACTGAGACAGTCAGTGAGGGGTATCCCTATGCCTTTATAGATAATGTAAGAGTCAGTGGACCTTCATCACCCTCCGCCTTTGATGATGCTTATGAGGACCAATGGGAGCGCGAGAGCCCCTACTACAGTGTGAAGGAATGGACAGAGCATGCTACTACTTATGACCTAACCTCTGTGACAGACAGCCAAAAGCCAGAGGAGTTGAAATTTAATTTCCCGCCTCTCCCAGGTGTCCCGGATGACCAGGTGTTAATAAACACAGACAGAACTGCCATCTATGCAGTAGTGAACAGGAAGAACAAAAGCATCAAAGAAGCCCCTGTTGTACAAGACATGATGGTGTTGGATGAGGACGAGGCACCGCCCattccagaaaaaaatatttga